A part of Candida albicans SC5314 chromosome 2, complete sequence genomic DNA contains:
- the TES15 gene encoding Tes15p (Putative acyl-CoA thioesterase; Hap43-repressed; Spider biofilm induced) yields the protein MFEYNYKFGETVDVQKEFGVTKISDNKYVGVKPLIKPSPQSRGAFGGNLVGQALLVAIRSCPEGFSPHSLHSYFIRAANVETPVEWEVEIISNGKSFSNRAVKGIQEGVVVYMANISLTKKNSYKEALQKHEEHYAKIQQRGKDGDVEEDVDEDDEDEPGPPKPFSFQTPPSSSLKKYDIDKLPVSAMESTLLLYYKFPPEFVKLSKSLEENSLPPAERRLTALAKWGIENEQGYDQPLTNLTKDFQFVGLANVTDGLYLGTLLRLLRVKDIDTKIHSTDYVGISLDHVIYFHDDDFDVTKWMEFSYKCTRYAQDRVDFEGEIYNDKGVQVASFFQQGLVRFENGALLEKAKL from the coding sequence ATGTTTGAGTATAACTACAAGTTTGGGGAGACAGTCGATGTACAAAAAGAGTTTGGAGTCACTAAAATATCAGACAATAAATATGTTGGGGTCAAACCTTTGATCAAACCTTCACCTCAATCAAGAGGAGCTTTTGGGGGTAATTTAGTAGGCCAGGCCCTATTAGTAGCCATAAGATCCTGTCCTGAAGGGTTTTCGCCTCATTCATTACATTCTTATTTCATCCGTGCTGCTAATGTGGAGACCCCAGTGGAATGGGAAGTTGAAATTATTTCTAATGGGAAATCATTTAGCAACAGAGCTGTCAAGGGGATCCAAGAAGGTGTTGTGGTGTATATGGcaaatatttctttgacgaaaaaaaattcctACAAAGAAGCTTTACAGAAACACGAGGAACATTATGCAAAAATACAACAAAGAGGAAAAGATGGTGACGTTGAAGAAGACGTAGACGAGGATGATGAAGACGAGCCTGGTCCACCAAAGCCATTTAGCTTCCAAACTCCACCAAGCAGCCTGCTTAAGAAATACGATATAGATAAGTTGCCAGTTTCAGCTATGGAATCAACTTTGTTGTTATACTACAAGTTCCCCCCTGAATTTGTCAAATTGTCAAAATCCTTGGAAGAGAACAGTTTGCCTCCTGCTGAACGTAGATTGACAGCATTGGCTAAATGGGGAATTGAGAACGAACAAGGCTATGATCAACCTTTGACTAATCTTACTAAGGACTTTCAATTTGTGGGGTTGGCTAACGTAACCGATGGATTGTATTTAGGTACTTTACTCAGACTTTTGAGAGTGAAAGATATTGATACAAAAATTCATTCGACTGATTATGTGGGAATCTCATTGGATCATGTGATATACTTCCacgatgatgattttgacGTTACAAAATGGATGGAGTTCAGTTATAAATGTACAAGATATGCTCAAGACAGAGTGGATTTTGAAGGTGAAATCTACAACGACAAGGGTGTCCAAGTGGCATCATTTTTCCAACAAGGATTGGTGAGATTTGAGAATGGAGCACTTTTAGAGAAAGCCAAATTGTAG
- a CDS encoding uncharacterized protein (Ortholog of C. parapsilosis CDC317 : CPAR2_209840, C. dubliniensis CD36 : Cd36_20380, Lodderomyces elongisporus NRLL YB-4239 : LELG_00983 and Candida orthopsilosis Co 90-125 : CORT_0A09100), translating into MTDLTTVHQLPYVDIASVFDVKQIETYRYRGIKPLQKQSSQHRGVFGGNFVAQSLLVAIRSAPHGFQPHTIHSYFVRAGDDKTPIEWEVDEITNGRTFANRAIRGFQNGKVVFTANVSLTSKNSVKDIVKKTGTTPVIFQKEVETEYQDLKNNISKCPLFVENSNAHFTVRTFPINLSSDIYAFLSKFGAESKETVVGLTTEYQYVALATISDFVRLEEVFKIMGVEVDVSFNVSLDHSIYFHDNDFDATKWSTYLVEVTRWSHDRVMIVGKIYNDKGIHVASISQERLFVIKNKPKF; encoded by the coding sequence ATGACTGATCTTACAACCGTCCACCAGCTACCATATGTTGACATTGCATCTGTTTTTGATGTCAAACAAATAGAAACTTATAGATATAGAGGAATAAAACCATTGCAAAAGCAGTCTTCACAACACAGAGGTGTCTTTGGAGGTAATTTTGTTGCTCAATCGTTATTAGTTGCTATCAGATCAGCGCCTCACGGTTTTCAACCACATACCATACACTCGTATTTTGTTAGAGCTGGTGACGATAAAACTCCTATTGAATGGGAAGTGGATGAAATCACCAATGGTAGAACATTTGCTAATAGGGCGATACGTGGATTTCAGAATGGTAAGGTTGTGTTCACTGCCAACGTTTCGTTGACAAGCAAGAACTCGGTTAAAGATATCGTGAAAAAGACAGGTACCACGCCAgtgatatttcaaaaagaagTGGAGACGGAATACCAAGATctcaaaaataatatttcaaaatgtCCTTTATTTGTGGAAAACTCAAATGCTCATTTCACGGTGAGAACCTTTCCAATAAATCTCTCTAGCGATATTTATGCTTTTTTGCTGAAATTTGGAGCTGAAAGCAAAGAAACTGTCGTTGGGTTAACCACTGAATACCAATATGTTGCCTTAGCAACAATATCTGATTTTGTAAGGCTTGAagaagttttcaaaatcatgGGTGTCGAGGTAGATGTTTCCTTTAACGTGTCCTTAGACCATTCGATTTATTTTcatgataatgatttcgATGCCACCAAGTGGTCTACCTATTTGGTTGAAGTAACTAGATGGAGTCATGATAGGGTTATGATTGTTGGTAAGATTTATAACGACAAGGGTATTCATGTTGCTAGTATCTCCCAAGAACGTCTTTTCGTTATCAAGAACAAACCGAAATTTTaa